A window of the Bufo gargarizans isolate SCDJY-AF-19 chromosome 1, ASM1485885v1, whole genome shotgun sequence genome harbors these coding sequences:
- the LOC122925093 gene encoding zinc finger protein 3-like: MTNQTDIKVEDEEERMMGDLPCKSEMEEDIPGDVTTENPSKSSDGNLMLSLNYKAEDEDIMQCSSGENVHPGLHSTDLSSNLPNHEGLSLDQSRTVTSTENPSKNSEGNIMLSLNFKAEDEDIMQSSSGENVHPGLHSTDLSSNLPNHQGPSSDQSRTATSTAQKGGKRFRCDEAFTKSSRLYTGDKPHTCSECGKCFTKKSNLVLHERVHTGLKPYSCSECGKCFARKSHLVRHERIHTGQKPYSCAKCGKCFTEKSSLVCHERSHTGEKPYSCSECGKCFKRRGQLVIHLRIHKG, encoded by the exons atgacaaatcagactgatattaaagtggaggatgaagaagagaggaTGATGGGCGATCTCCCTTGTAAGAGTGagatggaggaggacattccaggagatgtcaccacag AAAATCCCAGTAAGAGTTCTGACGGAAACCTCATGTTATCACTAAATTATAAAGCAGAAGATGAAGATATCATGCAGTGCTCTTCAGGAGAAaatgtacatccaggacttcacagtacagatctatCAAGTAATCTCCCTAATCATGAGGGACTGTCTCTTGACCAATCACGGACTGTTACAAGTACAG AAAATCCCAGTAAGAATTCTGAGGGAAACATCATGTTATCACTAAATTTTAAAGCAGAAGATGAAGATATTATGCAGAGCTCTTCAGGAGAAaatgtacatccaggacttcacagtacagatctatCAAGTAATCTCCCTAATCATCAGGGACCTTCTTCTGACCAATCAAGGACTGCTACAAGTACAGCTCAGAAAGGGGGTAAAAGGTTTCGCTGTGATGAAGCGTTCACAAAGAGTTCAAGACTTTACACAGGAGACAAACCTCAtacgtgttcagaatgtgggaaatgttttacaaaaaaatctaatcttGTGTTACATGAGAGAGTTCACACAGgattgaagccatattcatgttcagaatgtgggaaatgttttgcacgAAAATCACaccttgttagacatgagagaattcacacaggacagaagccatATTCGTGTgcaaaatgtgggaaatgttttacagagaaatcaagtcttgtttgccatgagagaagtcacaccggagagaaaccatattcatgttcagaatgtggaaaatgttttaaaagaAGAGGACAACTCGTTATACATCTGAGAATTCACAAAGGATAG